From Enhydrobacter sp., the proteins below share one genomic window:
- a CDS encoding Ppx/GppA family phosphatase, with protein MDGERSVDPHPSRAGQGAGRVGIIDVGSNSIRLVVYERASRAPLPVFNEKVLCGLARGLDATGRLNPVGVELALANIDRFVALARNMKVKSLDLLATAAVRDAADGPEFMGEIGRRPDITAHIVSGKDEARFSGNGVICGMPDAVGVMGDLGGGSLELVALGDGRIGSSTTLPIGPLRLMSSGIGDPKRAVLEAIENVRWLRNEGGRTFYAVGGAWRSFARLHMEQAGYPLHIIHHYDIPADEARAVARLIAVQSAKSLEKMPGVSRRRIDTLPLACLALDRLLAALKPRNVVFSAFGLREGFYYSRLSDNERARHPLIAFAEEQGVGWRRFDLSPMEIFDWLSPAFVGESESDRILRTAACHLSDISWNDHPDYRADQAYVRVLHLPAPGMSHRDRAMLAMALTYRYKSDPKTATIETALRLTDGKGRAFARRLGACLRLAYNLSGGAPGLLPRIQLQRSERELRLVVPVDLRGSLGDTTARRLESAAEAFDLKPVIVQP; from the coding sequence ATGGACGGCGAACGCAGCGTTGATCCCCATCCGAGCCGCGCCGGACAAGGTGCCGGCCGGGTCGGTATCATAGACGTCGGCTCCAACTCGATTCGCCTCGTCGTCTATGAGCGGGCCAGCCGGGCGCCTTTGCCGGTCTTCAACGAGAAGGTGCTGTGCGGGCTTGCTCGAGGGCTGGATGCCACCGGCCGGCTCAATCCGGTGGGTGTCGAACTGGCGCTCGCTAACATCGATCGCTTCGTCGCGCTCGCGCGCAACATGAAGGTGAAGTCGCTCGATCTGCTCGCGACGGCCGCCGTACGGGACGCTGCCGACGGTCCTGAGTTCATGGGCGAGATCGGGCGTCGCCCGGACATCACCGCACACATCGTGAGTGGCAAGGACGAGGCGCGGTTCTCCGGCAACGGCGTCATCTGCGGTATGCCGGACGCCGTCGGCGTGATGGGTGATCTGGGTGGCGGCAGCCTCGAACTGGTTGCACTGGGCGACGGCCGGATCGGCTCGTCCACGACTCTACCGATTGGGCCGCTGCGTCTGATGTCGTCTGGAATCGGCGATCCCAAGCGGGCCGTTCTGGAAGCGATCGAGAACGTGCGTTGGCTGCGCAACGAGGGCGGCAGGACCTTTTACGCCGTTGGCGGCGCCTGGCGCTCCTTCGCGCGCCTTCACATGGAGCAGGCAGGCTATCCGCTACACATTATTCACCACTACGATATTCCCGCCGACGAGGCACGTGCCGTTGCTCGGCTGATAGCCGTCCAGAGCGCGAAGTCGCTCGAGAAAATGCCTGGCGTCTCCCGGCGGCGTATCGACACCCTGCCACTAGCCTGTCTTGCACTCGACCGGCTTCTCGCCGCGCTCAAACCGCGCAACGTGGTGTTCTCGGCATTCGGTCTGCGTGAGGGTTTCTACTATTCGCGCCTCAGCGACAACGAACGGGCACGTCATCCCCTGATTGCGTTTGCCGAGGAGCAGGGGGTGGGCTGGCGCCGCTTCGACCTTTCGCCCATGGAGATCTTCGACTGGCTGTCACCGGCGTTCGTGGGCGAATCGGAATCTGACCGGATTCTGCGCACCGCCGCCTGTCACCTGAGCGATATTTCATGGAACGACCATCCGGACTATCGCGCTGACCAGGCCTATGTGCGCGTGCTTCATTTGCCGGCGCCGGGCATGAGTCATCGCGACCGCGCCATGCTCGCGATGGCGCTGACTTATCGCTACAAGAGCGACCCGAAGACCGCGACAATCGAGACCGCACTGCGCCTCACCGACGGCAAGGGTCGCGCGTTCGCGCGTCGACTGGGCGCATGTCTGCGCCTCGCCTACAACCTTTCCGGCGGAGCACCGGGCCTGCTGCCGCGTATCCAATTGCAGCGCAGCGAGCGCGAACTTCGCTTGGTGGTGCCTGTTGATCTCAGGGGCAGCTTGGGGGACACGACGGCTCGCCGTCTCGAGAGCGCTGCCGAGGCGTTCGACCTCAAGCCGGTGATCGTGCAGCCCTGA